In Calothrix sp. PCC 7507, one DNA window encodes the following:
- a CDS encoding glutathione S-transferase family protein has protein sequence MLTLYHAPISPNSRRVWITLLEKGLEFELVEIKLNGEQFKPEFLAINPFHHIPALVDDGLNIIESLAILDYLEAKYPTPAMLPTDAKDLAIARMVQLVTVNELLPATTTFLPQILGLPAENPEKIEQAKQKISTVMKLFESLLDYRPYFGSEQLTLAEAVAGTVVPWLPTIGISLSDYPKMEAWCDRLIARPAWQATQTTPEAMAEFKAIVVARMTQPAKTEV, from the coding sequence ATGCTGACACTTTATCACGCACCAATTTCTCCTAATTCCCGCCGTGTTTGGATTACTCTACTAGAAAAAGGACTTGAGTTTGAATTAGTAGAAATCAAATTAAATGGGGAGCAGTTTAAACCCGAATTTTTGGCAATTAATCCTTTTCATCATATTCCAGCTTTGGTAGATGACGGCTTAAATATAATCGAATCTCTGGCAATTTTGGACTATTTAGAAGCAAAGTACCCTACGCCTGCGATGTTGCCTACAGATGCCAAAGATTTAGCGATCGCCCGCATGGTACAACTAGTAACGGTGAATGAACTTTTGCCAGCTACCACGACATTTTTGCCTCAAATATTAGGCTTACCAGCAGAGAACCCAGAAAAAATTGAGCAGGCGAAGCAGAAAATCTCTACAGTGATGAAATTATTTGAAAGCCTACTCGATTATCGCCCTTACTTTGGTAGCGAACAGCTAACACTAGCTGAAGCGGTTGCGGGAACAGTTGTACCCTGGTTGCCAACAATAGGTATTTCCCTAAGTGATTATCCCAAAATGGAGGCTTGGTGCGATCGCTTAATTGCACGTCCCGCATGGCAAGCAACCCAAACCACACCGGAAGCGATGGCAGAATTTAAAGCTATCGTCGTGGCAAGAATGACCCAACCAGCTAAGACTGAAGTCTGA
- a CDS encoding WYL domain-containing protein — MPRKKETITLSIPPGTKEQLEAIARCLNINWGKEPSISGLIVAIAQQSVEVGKPFALDSNQVNALQQAIKALNDAGHIGEAQTVLALLLERGNLEAPLRQLLMKQLSQPIQEWRNTIEELSKAKQPFYILYSNSQGQELDYKVRHAEVRFFEKRFYLMIWCEETADVENDIPEFPELWHNRCLSFERIKSVVPTSGDWRGELDYLKVQLHFRGWLAKAYQPKEDDIEDDMINNVRQVVRRVANPFWLIREVARYWEDCVIVSPENVRDRLKQKLLTLCQLYDIETKE; from the coding sequence ATGCCAAGAAAAAAAGAAACGATTACACTGTCAATTCCGCCAGGAACTAAAGAACAACTAGAAGCGATCGCTCGCTGTCTCAATATCAATTGGGGCAAAGAACCCAGTATTTCGGGCTTAATAGTGGCGATCGCACAACAATCTGTAGAGGTCGGAAAGCCCTTTGCGCTTGACTCTAACCAAGTTAATGCCTTACAGCAGGCAATAAAAGCTTTGAATGATGCAGGTCACATAGGAGAAGCACAAACTGTACTTGCACTTTTGCTAGAACGTGGCAATCTCGAAGCACCTCTTCGTCAATTACTGATGAAACAACTTAGTCAACCTATCCAAGAATGGCGAAATACGATAGAAGAACTAAGTAAAGCGAAACAGCCTTTCTACATTCTCTATTCCAACTCTCAAGGTCAGGAATTAGATTACAAAGTTCGTCACGCTGAGGTGCGCTTTTTTGAGAAACGCTTTTATCTCATGATTTGGTGCGAAGAGACAGCAGACGTAGAAAACGATATCCCAGAATTCCCCGAACTTTGGCACAATCGTTGCTTAAGCTTTGAGCGAATCAAGTCTGTTGTCCCGACAAGTGGAGATTGGCGAGGTGAACTTGACTATCTAAAAGTGCAATTACACTTTCGGGGTTGGCTAGCTAAAGCTTATCAACCGAAAGAAGATGACATTGAGGATGACATGATTAATAATGTGCGTCAGGTGGTGCGGCGAGTAGCTAATCCCTTCTGGCTGATTCGAGAAGTTGCACGTTACTGGGAAGATTGCGTGATTGTATCACCAGAGAATGTGCGCGATCGCCTCAAACAAAAACTCCTCACTCTGTGCCAGTTGTACGATATCGAAACCAAGGAATAA
- a CDS encoding peroxiredoxin: protein MLTSTDFRGLFNERFFRNFLPVPATNYLRLEVGTPDFQLPDITNGTLVKLSSYRGKQPVLLAFTRIFTEKQYCPFCFPHIKELNENYAQFKNRGIEVLLITSTDERQSQIVVRDLALQMPLLSDPSCYVFRRYHVGQALGAPLPAQFVLDEEGKLRYRHSFSFLDHNANTGTLLEQFDGL from the coding sequence ATGCTAACTTCAACAGATTTTAGAGGCTTATTTAATGAGCGTTTCTTCCGCAATTTTTTACCAGTTCCCGCTACAAATTATCTGAGGCTAGAAGTAGGAACGCCAGACTTTCAACTGCCAGATATTACGAATGGAACGTTGGTGAAGTTGTCGAGTTATAGAGGAAAGCAGCCAGTATTACTAGCTTTTACTCGGATATTCACAGAAAAACAATATTGCCCGTTTTGTTTTCCTCACATTAAAGAATTGAATGAGAATTACGCACAATTTAAAAATCGTGGTATTGAAGTTTTGTTGATTACTAGTACCGATGAAAGACAAAGTCAAATTGTTGTGAGAGATTTAGCATTACAAATGCCACTGTTGAGTGACCCTAGTTGTTATGTCTTTCGTCGATATCATGTAGGTCAAGCATTGGGAGCGCCTTTGCCAGCGCAGTTTGTATTAGATGAAGAAGGGAAACTGCGTTATAGACATTCGTTTTCTTTTTTAGACCATAATGCTAATACTGGGACATTGTTAGAACAATTTGATGGTTTGTAA
- a CDS encoding AAA family ATPase: protein MSTTSNYSGLRTQDSGLILLIGLPGSGKSTLAKQLLAECPHMQLISTDAIRGQLFGNEAIQGSWLLIEREIQRQLQLAIVSEKTAIYDATNTQRRHRLDIITLIRNLGFTNITGMWVDTPVWLCLARNQKRLRQVPEEIIFRMHRQIRDVPPSIEEGLDCLIRFSEWRQYGNCSHTVSENPT from the coding sequence ATGAGTACAACTTCCAATTACTCAGGACTCAGGACTCAGGACTCAGGACTCATATTGCTGATTGGCCTTCCTGGTAGTGGCAAGTCAACTTTAGCAAAACAATTACTAGCAGAATGCCCCCATATGCAGCTAATTTCCACAGATGCGATTCGGGGGCAATTATTTGGCAACGAAGCCATTCAAGGGTCATGGCTGCTGATTGAGCGAGAAATCCAGCGACAATTGCAACTAGCTATTGTCTCAGAGAAGACGGCAATTTACGACGCTACCAACACCCAGAGACGCCATCGTCTTGACATAATTACCCTCATTCGCAACTTAGGCTTTACCAACATTACTGGGATGTGGGTGGATACGCCTGTATGGCTGTGTTTAGCACGCAATCAAAAACGACTGCGCCAGGTTCCTGAAGAAATTATCTTCCGAATGCATCGCCAAATCCGGGATGTTCCCCCAAGCATTGAAGAAGGATTAGACTGCCTGATACGGTTTTCAGAATGGCGACAGTACGGAAATTGCTCTCATACAGTGAGCGAGAACCCCACTTGA
- a CDS encoding DnaJ C-terminal domain-containing protein has product MAATDFKDYYAILGVSKTASPEDIKQAFRKLARKFHPDVNPGNKQAEARFKEINEAYEVLSDPDKRKKYDQFGQYWKQAGEGFPSGGAGVDMGGFDFSQYGSFDEFVNELLGRFGGGAGPRTARQSYSYSTSTSSRPSGFGGFSDFGFQDVNTGGGTTQDLEAPISLTLAEAFAGIQKRFSLGNETIDIRIPAGAKSGTRLRVRGKGPVNPMTQQRGDLYLKVELQPHTFFQIEGENLVCEMPITPDEATLGAAIDVPTPDGTVNVKLPAGVRSGQSLRLRGKGWPLAKGGRGDQLVKVAIVPPKDLSQQERDYYEKIRAIRTYNPRSHLQQVKL; this is encoded by the coding sequence ATGGCTGCAACCGACTTCAAAGACTATTACGCAATTTTGGGAGTTAGTAAGACTGCCAGTCCAGAAGACATTAAACAAGCTTTTCGTAAACTAGCTCGCAAGTTTCACCCTGATGTCAACCCAGGCAACAAACAAGCAGAGGCACGGTTTAAAGAAATTAATGAAGCCTACGAAGTTTTGTCAGATCCAGACAAACGTAAAAAATATGACCAATTCGGTCAATACTGGAAACAAGCTGGGGAAGGCTTCCCATCTGGCGGTGCTGGCGTTGATATGGGTGGCTTTGATTTCAGTCAATATGGCAGTTTTGATGAGTTTGTCAATGAGTTACTAGGGCGTTTTGGTGGTGGTGCTGGCCCTCGCACTGCACGGCAAAGCTACTCTTATAGTACTTCTACTAGTAGCAGACCAAGCGGTTTTGGCGGCTTTAGTGATTTTGGCTTTCAAGATGTAAATACAGGTGGTGGTACTACCCAGGATCTTGAAGCCCCAATCTCCCTAACTTTAGCGGAAGCGTTTGCAGGGATACAAAAGCGCTTTAGTTTGGGTAATGAAACCATTGATATTAGGATTCCGGCTGGTGCTAAATCTGGTACTCGCCTACGTGTACGTGGGAAGGGGCCAGTTAATCCTATGACCCAACAGCGTGGGGATTTATACTTAAAGGTGGAACTCCAGCCCCACACATTTTTTCAGATTGAAGGCGAGAATCTGGTCTGTGAAATGCCCATCACGCCAGATGAAGCTACTCTCGGTGCGGCAATTGATGTACCTACACCCGATGGCACAGTTAATGTCAAACTTCCCGCTGGAGTGCGTTCTGGTCAATCACTGCGTCTACGTGGTAAGGGTTGGCCGCTAGCTAAAGGTGGACGTGGCGATCAGTTGGTGAAGGTGGCGATCGTCCCACCCAAAGACCTCAGTCAACAAGAGCGGGATTATTATGAAAAAATTCGGGCTATACGTACCTATAATCCTCGCAGCCATTTACAGCAGGTCAAACTATAA
- a CDS encoding peroxiredoxin — protein sequence MSLTYGTEGSLRVGQQAPDFTATAVVDQEFKTVKLSDYRGKYVVLFFYPLDFTFVCPTEITAFSDRHEEFKKINTEILGASVDSEFSHLAWIQTDRKSGGVGDLNYPLVSDIKKEISAAYNVLDPAAGIALRGLFIIDKDGVIQHATINNLAFGRSVDETLRTLQAIQYVQSHPDEVCPAGWKPGDQTMVPDPVKSKVYFSAV from the coding sequence ATGTCCCTCACTTACGGAACAGAAGGAAGCCTCCGCGTTGGTCAACAGGCCCCAGATTTTACAGCAACAGCTGTAGTGGATCAAGAATTTAAGACAGTCAAGCTTTCCGACTATCGTGGTAAGTATGTTGTCTTATTTTTCTATCCCCTAGACTTTACCTTTGTTTGTCCCACTGAAATCACAGCATTTAGCGATCGCCACGAAGAATTCAAAAAAATTAATACGGAAATCCTGGGTGCTTCCGTAGATAGCGAATTCTCCCACCTGGCTTGGATTCAAACCGATCGCAAATCTGGCGGTGTCGGTGACTTGAATTATCCTCTAGTTTCTGACATCAAGAAAGAGATTAGCGCGGCTTACAATGTCCTTGATCCAGCCGCAGGTATTGCCTTACGCGGTCTGTTCATCATCGACAAAGATGGTGTTATCCAGCACGCCACCATCAACAACCTAGCTTTTGGTCGCAGCGTCGATGAAACCCTGCGGACATTACAAGCCATTCAGTACGTTCAGTCTCACCCCGATGAAGTTTGCCCTGCTGGTTGGAAACCAGGAGATCAGACAATGGTTCCCGACCCAGTGAAGTCTAAAGTATACTTCTCTGCAGTCTAG
- a CDS encoding glucose-1-phosphate adenylyltransferase, giving the protein MKKVLAIILGGGAGTRLYPLTKLRAKPAVPVAGKYRLIDIPVSNCINSEIFKIYVLTQFNSASLNRHIARAYNFSGFSDGFVEVLAAQQTPENPNWFQGTADAVRQYIWLLEEWDADEYLILSGDHLYRMDYRQFIQRHRETNADITLSVIPIDDRRASDFGLMKIDQSGRVVDFSEKPKGEALAQMRVDTTILGLSKEQAELQPYIASMGIYVFKKDVLVKLLKESLERTDFGKEIIPDAAKDHNVQAYLFDDYWEDIGTIEAFYDANLALTQQPLPPFSFYDEKAPIYTRARYLPPSKLLDCEIKQSMIGEGCILKNCRIEHSVLGVRSRIEAGSIIEDSLIMGADYYQASVERQCSLEKGNVPVGIGTDSIIRRAIIDKNARIGHSVKIINKDNVQEAERESQGFYIRSGITVVLKNAVIPDGTVI; this is encoded by the coding sequence GTGAAAAAAGTTTTAGCAATCATACTTGGTGGTGGCGCGGGGACACGGCTTTACCCGTTAACTAAACTGCGTGCTAAACCCGCAGTACCAGTAGCAGGTAAGTACCGTTTAATCGATATCCCTGTTAGCAACTGCATAAATTCCGAAATATTTAAAATTTACGTCCTAACGCAATTCAACTCAGCTTCCCTGAATCGCCACATTGCCCGCGCCTACAATTTTAGTGGCTTCAGCGATGGCTTTGTCGAAGTTCTAGCAGCACAGCAAACACCAGAAAACCCCAACTGGTTCCAAGGTACTGCTGATGCTGTGCGTCAGTATATTTGGTTGTTGGAAGAATGGGATGCCGACGAATATCTCATCCTCTCAGGCGATCATCTCTACCGCATGGATTACCGCCAATTTATCCAACGACATCGGGAAACTAACGCTGATATTACTCTTTCAGTGATTCCCATAGACGATCGCCGCGCCTCGGACTTTGGCTTGATGAAAATTGATCAGTCTGGGAGAGTAGTTGACTTTAGCGAAAAACCCAAAGGCGAAGCTTTAGCGCAAATGCGCGTCGATACCACTATCCTTGGCTTGAGCAAAGAACAAGCTGAACTCCAGCCATACATCGCCTCAATGGGGATTTATGTCTTTAAAAAAGATGTTTTAGTCAAGTTGTTGAAAGAATCTTTAGAACGGACTGATTTTGGCAAAGAAATTATTCCGGATGCTGCTAAAGATCACAATGTTCAAGCCTACTTATTTGATGACTACTGGGAAGATATTGGAACCATCGAAGCCTTTTATGATGCTAATTTGGCTCTAACTCAACAACCCCTACCACCCTTTAGCTTCTACGATGAAAAAGCCCCAATTTATACCCGCGCTCGTTACTTACCTCCGAGCAAACTTTTAGATTGCGAAATTAAGCAATCGATGATTGGGGAAGGTTGCATTCTGAAAAATTGCCGCATTGAACATTCCGTTTTAGGAGTGCGATCGCGCATTGAAGCTGGTAGCATCATTGAAGATTCTTTAATTATGGGGGCTGACTACTACCAAGCTTCTGTAGAACGCCAATGTAGCTTAGAAAAAGGCAACGTTCCCGTAGGCATCGGCACGGATAGTATTATTCGCCGTGCCATCATTGATAAGAATGCCCGCATTGGCCATAGTGTCAAAATCATCAACAAGGATAACGTCCAAGAAGCAGAGCGCGAAAGTCAAGGCTTCTATATCCGCAGTGGGATTACCGTTGTGCTAAAAAATGCCGTAATTCCTGATGGAACTGTCATTTAA
- a CDS encoding amylo-alpha-1,6-glucosidase, with the protein MADLDTREWLLTNGLGSFASGTVSDVRTRTYHGWLFAATNPPSERTLLVSHLDASLEVGGKVVVLGTNYWRSGQIEPTGYELLRSFDINPVPKWIWGEDNWLLSRQLVMPYGLAEEVGMVSEKARVDLPLSSCPLDPVSDRFSHRLLIQYRYEGRDLGILRLRLLISDRNFHHQQIANPELQFSQLLLPQQVCLQAITDGHFGTPWHLRWTQGDYKPDAVWYWDYQLPEETRRGLGDHEDLYSPGYLTVTLQPGDLVTLEAQVGFPNPLQNALTSESFAEAVEAEQERLSQIFRFQPASGKSSISHIRPQLLRASDQFIVYRASIAGPTVIAGYHWFNDWGRDTLISLPGLALVPQRFDLAKGLLQTFGQYCRHGLIPNAFPDIGGEPFYNSIDAALWWIETLGLYLEATQDWQFLAEQFPVAQQIYKSFLGGTRYNIQADATDGLIGWDARGVALTWMDVVVEGQPVTPRLGKPVEINALWYSALCWMSQWGERLSQIESGNSSVRLANQAQRYAQQAQQVKSSLQKFWNPQRCYLYDTIEPDDRRNSQIRPNAILALSLHHCGFSQPQGRQVLSRATSSLLTPYGLRSLDPADPQYVGQYLGNPHERDRSYHQGTVWSWLIGPFIRAWQRFYPEAPLPFDWQPLLEHFLSDACLGSISEIFDGDPPHTPRGAIAQAWSIAEVIRHLPDVNQ; encoded by the coding sequence ATGGCTGATTTAGATACAAGAGAATGGTTATTGACCAATGGCTTAGGAAGTTTTGCCAGTGGTACTGTTTCGGATGTCCGCACGCGCACCTATCACGGTTGGCTATTTGCCGCGACGAACCCGCCTTCTGAGCGGACTCTGCTAGTCTCGCACCTAGATGCCAGCCTGGAAGTAGGAGGAAAAGTTGTAGTCTTAGGGACTAATTATTGGCGCAGTGGTCAAATTGAGCCGACAGGCTACGAATTGCTGCGCTCTTTTGATATTAACCCAGTTCCCAAATGGATTTGGGGTGAAGATAACTGGCTCTTAAGCAGACAGTTAGTGATGCCCTACGGTTTAGCGGAAGAGGTAGGAATGGTATCCGAGAAGGCCAGGGTGGATTTGCCCTTGTCTTCTTGTCCTCTTGACCCTGTTTCGGATAGGTTTAGCCATCGCCTGTTGATTCAATATCGCTATGAAGGTAGGGACTTAGGAATTTTAAGGCTGAGACTCTTGATTAGCGATCGCAACTTTCATCACCAACAAATAGCTAATCCAGAATTACAGTTTTCACAGTTATTATTGCCCCAGCAAGTCTGCCTACAAGCCATCACCGATGGGCACTTTGGCACACCTTGGCATCTACGTTGGACACAAGGAGATTATAAACCAGACGCAGTATGGTATTGGGATTATCAGTTGCCAGAAGAGACACGGCGAGGATTAGGCGATCATGAAGACCTTTATAGCCCTGGTTACTTAACAGTCACTCTCCAACCGGGAGATTTAGTTACCTTAGAAGCACAAGTGGGTTTCCCCAATCCACTACAAAATGCCCTCACTTCCGAATCTTTTGCTGAAGCTGTGGAAGCAGAACAAGAACGGCTTTCCCAGATTTTTAGATTTCAGCCAGCTAGCGGAAAATCCTCCATTTCTCACATCCGGCCACAACTACTACGAGCCAGCGATCAGTTTATCGTCTATCGAGCCTCAATAGCTGGCCCCACAGTCATTGCCGGTTATCACTGGTTCAATGACTGGGGACGCGATACTTTAATTTCCTTACCGGGTTTGGCATTAGTTCCACAACGCTTTGATTTAGCAAAAGGGCTATTGCAAACTTTTGGACAATACTGTCGCCACGGCTTGATTCCTAATGCTTTCCCTGATATTGGTGGCGAGCCTTTTTACAACAGTATCGATGCGGCGCTGTGGTGGATTGAAACTCTAGGGCTTTATTTGGAAGCTACCCAGGACTGGCAGTTTTTAGCAGAGCAATTTCCTGTGGCACAGCAAATCTACAAATCATTTTTAGGTGGTACCCGCTACAATATTCAAGCTGATGCTACCGATGGACTGATTGGTTGGGATGCTCGTGGTGTCGCCCTGACCTGGATGGATGTAGTGGTGGAAGGACAACCAGTCACTCCGCGTCTGGGTAAGCCAGTGGAAATTAACGCCCTGTGGTATTCTGCTTTATGTTGGATGAGTCAGTGGGGAGAACGCTTGAGCCAAATTGAGTCTGGCAATTCGTCGGTGCGTCTGGCTAATCAAGCACAACGTTATGCCCAGCAAGCACAACAGGTGAAATCCTCCCTGCAAAAGTTCTGGAATCCGCAGCGCTGCTACTTGTACGACACTATTGAGCCGGACGATCGCCGTAATTCTCAGATTCGCCCCAATGCTATTTTGGCTTTGTCATTACATCATTGTGGCTTCTCGCAACCACAAGGACGGCAGGTACTTTCACGGGCAACTTCCAGCTTGCTGACTCCCTATGGTCTGCGGAGTCTCGATCCAGCCGACCCGCAATATGTGGGGCAATATCTAGGCAACCCACACGAACGCGATCGCTCTTACCACCAAGGTACTGTTTGGAGTTGGCTGATTGGCCCATTTATCCGCGCTTGGCAGCGTTTTTACCCAGAAGCACCACTTCCTTTTGATTGGCAACCTTTACTGGAACACTTTCTCTCTGATGCTTGTCTTGGCTCCATTTCCGAGATTTTTGATGGTGATCCACCCCATACACCCAGAGGAGCGATCGCTCAAGCTTGGTCGATTGCTGAAGTCATTCGCCATTTGCCTGATGTAAATCAATAG
- a CDS encoding peptidoglycan DD-metalloendopeptidase family protein, translated as MKRALKKRVKAVLKNTPNSESAPVEQLNVVNPKANRRAHTKAAVIGLAISMGATSLLMTRQGDQAQAAAPVGSQKAASALPAAPDTDVKFAPTKLETKADSLASLPEHSVIVEPTAISQVPGLEAKLQVPASAANYKTSFYLHPQALQGQTAKSRELQKLSSVSGDIGSQATSLTEKPQTVTTESKVASSEINAQLKAQQEFALNRLQEKSSRLKKSLAELRSEETKGLSQATIGSAQPTTTVETAPQVNASSTVTEQLPTLADVNKNNLISSLKQAQVTSAPLATPAPATLKVAALSEPVAYEVKPGDTLAAIASRYGISVSELVRANNLTNPDQLQISQKLIIPATGVDRSTANQSQLATNPSTAKLVTTPVNTASANLNLPVSSQLSVIANSSNITDPTPATANDLMSANPNLANTYGVGGDTPVPKVYAGIQLPKKPEKVARTKGNERLRSLQAEIERLREKYRAQQAGVVAPESPEANNAAVSLPVPSPNNFAVSSPVSPRNAVQIAVPSPVGANNYRAQPIKPVYGATRPTSEPINPEFLPNQTFNQLPNASGARLIAPTRVNSSDSLGRMRGRSVSPQLPPLAAVDQYLPKPIDETTPPPSTSSVAYAWPAKGVLTSGFGMRWGRPHKGIDIANSTGTPIYASADGVIEKAGWNNGGYGNLVDIRHFDGSMTRYGHNSKILVQAGQQVHQGQIIASMGSTGFSTGPHSHFEIHPAGKGAVNPVALLANRI; from the coding sequence TTGAAACGAGCATTAAAAAAGAGAGTAAAGGCTGTGCTGAAAAATACCCCCAACAGCGAAAGTGCCCCGGTGGAGCAACTCAATGTGGTAAATCCCAAGGCTAACCGTCGGGCGCATACAAAAGCTGCCGTGATTGGCTTGGCAATTTCAATGGGCGCAACCAGCCTTTTGATGACGCGACAAGGCGATCAAGCCCAAGCAGCGGCTCCTGTAGGTAGCCAAAAGGCAGCTTCAGCGCTACCGGCTGCTCCCGACACTGATGTAAAATTTGCCCCCACAAAGCTAGAGACTAAAGCCGACTCATTAGCGAGTCTGCCGGAACATTCTGTCATAGTGGAACCAACAGCAATTTCACAAGTGCCTGGGCTGGAAGCTAAATTGCAAGTTCCTGCATCAGCAGCAAATTACAAAACTTCCTTTTATCTGCACCCCCAAGCATTACAGGGGCAAACAGCCAAGTCTAGGGAATTGCAAAAACTCTCTAGTGTTAGTGGTGATATTGGCTCTCAAGCCACGTCGCTGACTGAGAAACCACAAACAGTGACAACAGAGAGCAAAGTCGCCAGCAGTGAAATCAATGCACAACTGAAGGCGCAGCAAGAGTTTGCACTAAATCGCTTACAAGAAAAATCGAGCCGTTTAAAAAAGAGCCTGGCGGAGTTGCGGTCTGAGGAGACCAAAGGTTTATCACAAGCTACTATTGGGTCGGCGCAGCCAACAACTACAGTTGAAACAGCACCACAGGTTAACGCGAGCAGCACCGTAACTGAACAGTTACCAACCCTCGCTGATGTTAATAAAAACAACCTGATATCTAGCTTAAAACAGGCACAAGTCACTAGTGCGCCCCTGGCAACACCTGCACCAGCCACACTAAAAGTTGCCGCACTATCGGAACCCGTAGCCTACGAAGTTAAGCCTGGGGATACACTAGCAGCGATCGCTAGCCGTTATGGTATTTCCGTTTCAGAATTAGTCAGGGCCAATAATCTCACCAATCCCGACCAACTGCAAATCAGTCAAAAACTGATTATTCCTGCTACTGGGGTTGACCGCAGCACTGCTAACCAGTCTCAGTTAGCAACTAACCCCTCTACTGCTAAGTTAGTCACTACACCTGTGAATACAGCTAGTGCTAACTTAAACCTACCTGTATCCTCACAGTTATCAGTCATTGCCAACAGCAGCAACATAACCGACCCGACACCAGCAACTGCAAACGACCTGATGTCGGCAAATCCTAACCTAGCTAATACTTATGGCGTTGGTGGCGATACTCCAGTGCCCAAAGTTTATGCCGGCATCCAGTTGCCTAAAAAACCGGAGAAGGTAGCAAGAACAAAAGGTAATGAGCGCTTACGGAGCTTACAAGCAGAAATCGAGAGATTAAGGGAGAAATACCGTGCCCAACAAGCCGGTGTAGTTGCGCCAGAATCTCCTGAAGCTAACAATGCTGCTGTGTCGCTCCCTGTGCCTAGTCCAAACAATTTTGCAGTATCCAGCCCCGTTTCTCCACGGAATGCGGTGCAGATTGCTGTTCCTTCCCCTGTTGGCGCTAATAACTATAGGGCCCAGCCGATTAAACCCGTATATGGTGCGACTCGACCCACCAGCGAGCCAATCAACCCAGAATTCTTGCCCAACCAAACCTTTAATCAGTTGCCTAATGCATCTGGTGCTAGGTTAATCGCACCTACACGTGTCAATTCTTCTGACTCTTTGGGAAGAATGCGAGGACGCTCGGTGTCTCCACAATTGCCACCTTTGGCAGCTGTGGATCAATACCTGCCCAAGCCGATTGATGAGACTACACCTCCGCCATCCACTTCGTCAGTGGCTTATGCATGGCCGGCAAAAGGTGTTCTTACCTCTGGTTTTGGTATGCGCTGGGGACGGCCACACAAGGGAATTGATATTGCTAACTCTACCGGCACACCGATTTACGCGTCAGCTGACGGTGTAATCGAAAAAGCCGGCTGGAATAATGGCGGCTACGGGAACCTTGTAGATATTCGTCATTTTGATGGCAGTATGACCCGTTATGGTCATAACAGCAAAATTCTGGTGCAAGCAGGTCAGCAGGTGCATCAAGGTCAAATTATTGCTTCAATGGGTAGTACTGGTTTTAGTACTGGACCACACAGCCATTTTGAAATTCATCCGGCAGGTAAGGGAGCAGTTAACCCAGTCGCCTTACTGGCTAATCGCATCTAG
- a CDS encoding SDR family oxidoreductase, whose protein sequence is MKDLENKIALITGGSSGIGRATTLAFAKRGAKVVIGSRRIAESEETLELVKAAGSEGISVQTDVSNSAEIEALVNQAVSAYGRIDYAFNNAGIEGIFSPLVEQTEENWDSVININLKGVWLSLKYEILQMLKQGGGAIVNNSSIAGLIGFPDAAAYVASKHGVIGLTKTAALEYAKSGIRVNAVSPAVIATDMVDRAFGDEGKAQMAAAHPIGRIGRVEEVAEAVVWLCSDAASFVTGQSLAVDGGYTTQ, encoded by the coding sequence ATGAAAGACCTAGAAAATAAGATTGCTCTCATCACTGGCGGTAGTTCTGGAATTGGACGAGCCACTACTTTAGCATTCGCCAAACGGGGTGCAAAAGTTGTCATTGGCAGTCGCCGAATTGCAGAAAGTGAGGAAACACTGGAGTTAGTGAAAGCTGCTGGTAGTGAAGGTATATCTGTGCAAACAGATGTCAGTAATAGTGCTGAAATTGAAGCTCTAGTTAATCAAGCTGTCTCGGCATACGGTCGGATAGATTACGCTTTTAACAATGCCGGTATTGAGGGAATCTTTAGTCCTTTAGTGGAACAAACAGAAGAAAATTGGGACAGCGTGATTAACATTAATCTCAAAGGAGTTTGGCTGTCATTAAAGTATGAAATCTTACAAATGCTTAAACAAGGTGGTGGGGCGATCGTCAACAACTCCTCTATTGCGGGATTGATTGGTTTCCCCGATGCTGCTGCTTATGTTGCTAGCAAACACGGCGTCATAGGCTTGACCAAAACAGCAGCTTTAGAGTATGCCAAGTCAGGTATTCGGGTGAATGCGGTTAGTCCAGCCGTCATTGCGACTGATATGGTTGATCGTGCTTTTGGCGACGAAGGAAAGGCTCAGATGGCCGCAGCTCACCCAATTGGTAGAATAGGAAGAGTGGAAGAGGTTGCAGAAGCTGTAGTGTGGCTCTGCTCTGACGCTGCTTCATTTGTCACTGGACAATCCCTGGCGGTAGATGGTGGTTACACGACACAGTAA